The nucleotide window TGCGGAAGCGCGCCGCCGCCTCCCTGATCCACTGTCGCTGTCGGCGTGTCTCGACTGCGCGCGGGTGGTAATTCTCGCGCACCCAGGCGACAGCGTCTGCGGACTCGACTCCGCCCATGACCGCCAGGAGCGACATGGCGGTGCCGGTGCGACCTATCCCACCACCGCAGGCAATCTCAACCCGTTCGCGCTCCGCCCGAGTATGAGCTTCGCCCGGTGCGCTAATCGCGTCGTCCATGGAGTCGGGCAGAGAGAAGTCGCGCCCACTTAACCCACCTGTACGGCCAGCCATCGATGCCGCGGGGTCTCTGCCGAGCAAGTAGACAGCGAATCCGGAACCGGGACGTCGCCGCGAGGGCGTCGGACTCCCATGCCTCTGATGGAACGGCCGTCCGGGAACTTCACGAGCCCGCTCACCGGTTCCCAAGCACTCACACAACCACGGTAGTTCCAAGAGTCCGGCTTATGCCGCAGCAGACTCTGTCCTCGATCTGCAAGAGGTGTGCTCGACTAAGGAGCGG belongs to Arthrobacter tumbae and includes:
- a CDS encoding protein-tyrosine phosphatase family protein; amino-acid sequence: MDDAISAPGEAHTRAERERVEIACGGGIGRTGTAMSLLAVMGGVESADAVAWVRENYHPRAVETRRQRQWIREAAARFRT